A stretch of DNA from Yoonia sp. BS5-3:
CCGATACGCAGATAATCGGGCCGAAAATCATGGCCCCATTGGCTGACGCAATGCGCTTCATCGACCGCGATCAGACCCACCCTGGCCCGGCGCAGCATATTCATGGTACCACCCGCCGCCAAACGTTCGGGCGCCATGTAAAGCAGCTTTAGCGCACCGCGCTCAAGCGCCTCCCAAACCGCATCAGTCTCTTCTTGGGTATTGCCAGAGGTCAAAGCCCCCGCTTCCACGCCAGCCTCGCGCAGGCCGCGCACCTGGTCGCGCATCAGGGCAATGAGGGGCGATATAACAACCGTCACGCCATCGCGAACCAAAGCAGGCAATTGAAAACACAAGGATTTCCCACCACCCGTTGGCATGATGGCCAGCGTATTGCGGCCATTTGTGACGGCCTCGACAATCTCTTGTTGGCCCGGACGGAACGCATCAAAGCCAAAGACATCACGTAAAAGCGTGGCAGCGGACATAAATGCGGGGCCTGTTACATGTGTGGGTGTGTTTGCCGGTCACAATTTCATAGGGGGAATCGCGGGACAAGATGTATCTGGCCCGCATAGCAAAAAAGGCCGCTTCCGCGAGGAAGCGACCTTTTCTGGACAGGGAGAATGTTCAGCTGATTAGCTGTTGATGTCGTAGACTTTCGAAGCCACAGCCTGACCGTCGACACTGATCACAGCCAGAACGTCCTTGGAACGTGGGAAACCTACGTCAACGCGTACATCCGTGTTTGCACCAGCGTTCACCATTTCAGTACCGAGCAGTTCGCCCTGTACACCGCGATGGTAGTCATAGATTTCAACAACACCAGCACCTTCGGCGCGGACCAGACCCAGCTCAAGTGTATCATCGGCGTCCAGGGTACGGCCGTTTTCAAAGTAAGAGTCAGCGGCGGCCATAGAACCAGTAGCAGCAACAGCAGCGGCGAGAATGATTGATTTAATAGACATGGTTTTCGTTCCTTTAGATTTTCGTTTCATTTTTTGATTGAGGGTCCTTGGGCCGATCATTTAGCGGCCCAAGGTGAGGGGGGATTAGTTGATGTCGTAGACTTTGGTCACAACGTCTTGACCTTCGATGTTGATGACCGCCAGGACGTCTTGGGTACGTGGGAAGCCAACGTTGACGCGAACATCTGTGTTTGCACCAGCTTGGACTGTCTCTGTGCCCAGCAGCGCACCACGAACACCGGTGTGGAAATCATAGATTTCGACAACGCCGGCACCGTCAGCGCGAACCAGGCCCAGTTCCAGTGTATCGTCACGGTCCAGTGTGCGGCCGTTTTCGAAGTAAGAGTCGGCGGCAGCGAAAGAACCGGTTGTTGCAACTGCAGCGGCGAGGATGATTGTCTTAATAGTCATGGTTTCGTTCCTTTATGTTGTGTGATGCGATCTTGATGACCGCGATTGCTTTGGTTTCGTGTGGTGCGGTGTGAACCGCGGTTGTTTGTATGTGGCGTCTTGGGTGGCGCCGTTTGATGAGGTTAAGATTGGGTATCCGAGCCCATTCGGAAAGGTTTGCGGCGTTCACGAAAATGGTGATCAATGTGATCAGCAATGGTGCTTGACACAGGGATTTGAACGCTAATGGGGCTTATTCGTGCGTTAGCGCACAGAAATGCGCCCCGATATGTGCACAGACTGCCCTTAGGTCACGCGTAATTGGGCATATTCCCTTTCAATCGCTCACAGATTTCAAAGAGGCGCATTTCTGTGAGCAGCCAATATTTCCTTGGCCTCGCGCGGGCGTGAGCTTTCTGACAAGAAATCGAGGGGTTTATTGGTCTCGGCCGAGCGAATCTGCTGCATTGCCAAGACGATCTGAACCCTCTACGCCTGATCTTTCAGGAGGATTCTCAATGGGTGAGATCATTTTGGTCCGGCATGGGCAGGCCAATTCGGCCGCGACTGACGAAGCAGGCTATGACAAACTATCCGACCTGGGCCATCAGCAGGCCCGCTGGTTGGGCAATTATCTGGCAGATCGCGAAAAGCCCTTTGATAAGGTGATCAGCGGCAGCTTGCGCCGCCACAAGGAAACTGCTGCCGGAATCGGCTACGAGACGCCACAGATTGACCCGCGTCTGAACGAAATGGATTACTTCAATCTGGGCCAGGCACTGGAAGATGTGCACGGGATCCCATTTCCCGGCCCCGAAGAATTCGCCGCCCATGCTCCCCAAGTCATGGAGGCCTGGCACCGGGCCGAGATTATGGGCGTGGAAACCTTTGCCTCTTTTGAAACCCGGGTGACAAGTGTGCTGCAAGAAGCCGCGCAGCCCGGAGTGCGGGTGCTTTGCGTCAC
This window harbors:
- a CDS encoding histidine phosphatase family protein, whose amino-acid sequence is MGEIILVRHGQANSAATDEAGYDKLSDLGHQQARWLGNYLADREKPFDKVISGSLRRHKETAAGIGYETPQIDPRLNEMDYFNLGQALEDVHGIPFPGPEEFAAHAPQVMEAWHRAEIMGVETFASFETRVTSVLQEAAQPGVRVLCVTSGGVIGMIIRHLLNLDPTRMAHVLLPIMNSSLHRVHVIPQGPILAGFNAIPHLDQPDRAHAVTHY